The following nucleotide sequence is from Borreliella spielmanii.
ATATTATTTTATTAAGATCAAGGTATTTTAAGTCATCTTTGTTAACTTTTATTGTAATCTTGACTTTGCTAAAGTCAGGAATTTTTCCAAGAGCTATTTGATCATTTAAGATAATGTCGAATTCTTTTTCAGTTGTTATTGATTCAATTTTATTGAAATGAAACGCTACAAGCATTAGAATAGCTATTAAAATAGAAATGGCTTTATTTTGCCAATCATCGAATAGTAAACCTATTATATTTGTTATTTTTTTGCTTATTTTCATTATTTTACTCTATTAGCTCGAGATTCAATTTATTTCTAATTTCATTTAAACTTAAATTGTATTCCAATTTTGCATTGATTGTAATAGAAATAGATCCAGTCTCTTCGGAGGTTATTATTGTTATTGCATCAGAATTTTCAGAAATCCCAAGTCCTGCTCTGTGTCTTGTTCCAAATGCTTTGCTAATAGAATCAACATTAGATAATGGTAAAAATGAGCCTGCATATTTTAATTTATTTTTACTAATTATTACAGCTCCATCGTGAAGAGGGGTTTCGCGCTCAAATAGTGATATTAACAGCTCGCTAGATACTAGTGCATCAATTTTAGTTCCTTTGTTTATTATTTGCTCCAGTTGTATTTTTTTTTCAATGCATATTAGGCTGCCAGATTTGCTTTCAGATAGGTGTTGAACTGCTTTTAGGATTTCAGAAATAACTTTTAAAGTTTCTTCTTTTTTATTTGAAAGCTTAAAAGCTAAATTGAAATTTCCAATTTGCATTATTATTTTTTTTATTTCTTGATTAAAAAGTATAACTATTGCTATTGGTAATATATTGCCTATATAATTTAACAACCAACTAATAGTATAGAGATTTAAATAATATGAGATAATTCCTATAGAGATGATGGTTAACATTCCTTTTAGTAGATTTGTAGAATAAGAATTGATTACATTTTTGTATATGTAGTATACTAGGATGCTCATTAAGCTTAGATCTAAAATTCTTGAAAAAGTATCTTTTATTTGAT
It contains:
- the cdaA gene encoding diadenylate cyclase CdaA encodes the protein MIDINDLNQIKDTFSRILDLSLMSILVYYIYKNVINSYSTNLLKGMLTIISIGIISYYLNLYTISWLLNYIGNILPIAIVILFNQEIKKIIMQIGNFNLAFKLSNKKEETLKVISEILKAVQHLSESKSGSLICIEKKIQLEQIINKGTKIDALVSSELLISLFERETPLHDGAVIISKNKLKYAGSFLPLSNVDSISKAFGTRHRAGLGISENSDAITIITSEETGSISITINAKLEYNLSLNEIRNKLNLELIE